The Lycium barbarum isolate Lr01 chromosome 9, ASM1917538v2, whole genome shotgun sequence genome has a segment encoding these proteins:
- the LOC132608841 gene encoding uncharacterized protein LOC132608841 isoform X2: MSYCAIELGLSSEESQLARRSLSAGEKILCGHCWSYHPCFLIFPGCQIMKDPTSRSVPVSDTCTRDQATLSRFVTHCMMVIIAFVHIHASFMSCCCGGRSRSPPSSRIPLFTSFILRDVNFLRKGLCKPYKDLSIMAINCY; this comes from the exons ATGTCGTACTGTGCGATTGAGTTGGGGTTATCATCGGAGGAGAGTCAGCTCGCCAGGAGGTCATTATCAGCGGGAGAAAAGATTCTCTGTGGCCATTGTTGGTCATATCATCCGTGCTTCCTCATATTTCCTGGCTGCCAG atcatgaaggatccgacTTCTAGATCAGTACCAGTATCAGACACCTGCACCCGAGACCAAGCAAC GCTTTCAAGATTTGTAACCCACTGTATGATGGTGATAATAGCTTTTGTGCACATCCACGCAAGCTTTATGAGTTGTTGCTGTGGAGGAAGATCAAGATCACCCCCTTCTAGTCGAATCCCGCTTTTCACTTCCTTTATTTTGAG GGATGTTAACTTTTTACGTAAAGGGTTGTGTAAGCCATACAAAGACTTGTCTATCATGGCCATAAATTGCTACTAA
- the LOC132608841 gene encoding uncharacterized protein LOC132608841 isoform X3 — MSYCAIELGLSSEESQLARRSLSAGEKILCGHCWSYHPCFLIFPGCQIMKDPTSRSVPVSDTCTRDQATLSRFVTHCMMVIIAFVHIHASFMSCCCGGRSRSPPSSRIPLFTSFILRYEDLSLLFKMRILKTSYKLTS; from the exons ATGTCGTACTGTGCGATTGAGTTGGGGTTATCATCGGAGGAGAGTCAGCTCGCCAGGAGGTCATTATCAGCGGGAGAAAAGATTCTCTGTGGCCATTGTTGGTCATATCATCCGTGCTTCCTCATATTTCCTGGCTGCCAG atcatgaaggatccgacTTCTAGATCAGTACCAGTATCAGACACCTGCACCCGAGACCAAGCAAC GCTTTCAAGATTTGTAACCCACTGTATGATGGTGATAATAGCTTTTGTGCACATCCACGCAAGCTTTATGAGTTGTTGCTGTGGAGGAAGATCAAGATCACCCCCTTCTAGTCGAATCCCGCTTTTCACTTCCTTTATTTTGAG ATATGAAGACTTGAGTTTACTATTCAAGATGCGGATTTTGAAGACATCATACAAGTTAACTAGTTGA
- the LOC132608841 gene encoding uncharacterized protein LOC132608841 isoform X6 codes for MSYCAIELGLSSEESQLARRSLSAGEKILCGHCWSYHPCFLIFPGCQIMKDPTSRSVPVSDTCTRDQATLSRFVTHCMMVIIAFVHIHASFMSCCCGGRSRSPPSSRIPLFTSFILSFS; via the exons ATGTCGTACTGTGCGATTGAGTTGGGGTTATCATCGGAGGAGAGTCAGCTCGCCAGGAGGTCATTATCAGCGGGAGAAAAGATTCTCTGTGGCCATTGTTGGTCATATCATCCGTGCTTCCTCATATTTCCTGGCTGCCAG atcatgaaggatccgacTTCTAGATCAGTACCAGTATCAGACACCTGCACCCGAGACCAAGCAAC GCTTTCAAGATTTGTAACCCACTGTATGATGGTGATAATAGCTTTTGTGCACATCCACGCAAGCTTTATGAGTTGTTGCTGTGGAGGAAGATCAAGATCACCCCCTTCTAGTCGAATCCCGCTTTTCACTTCCTTTATTTTGAG TTTTTCTTGA
- the LOC132608841 gene encoding uncharacterized protein LOC132608841 isoform X7, with translation MSYCAIELGLSSEESQLARRSLSAGEKILCGHCWSYHPCFLIFPGCQIMKDPTSRSVPVSDTCTRDQATLSRFVTHCMMVIIAFVHIHASFMSCCCGGRSRSPPSSRIPLFTSFILSS, from the exons ATGTCGTACTGTGCGATTGAGTTGGGGTTATCATCGGAGGAGAGTCAGCTCGCCAGGAGGTCATTATCAGCGGGAGAAAAGATTCTCTGTGGCCATTGTTGGTCATATCATCCGTGCTTCCTCATATTTCCTGGCTGCCAG atcatgaaggatccgacTTCTAGATCAGTACCAGTATCAGACACCTGCACCCGAGACCAAGCAAC GCTTTCAAGATTTGTAACCCACTGTATGATGGTGATAATAGCTTTTGTGCACATCCACGCAAGCTTTATGAGTTGTTGCTGTGGAGGAAGATCAAGATCACCCCCTTCTAGTCGAATCCCGCTTTTCACTTCCTTTATTTTGAG CTCCTAG
- the LOC132608841 gene encoding uncharacterized protein LOC132608841 isoform X5 codes for MSYCAIELGLSSEESQLARRSLSAGEKILCGHCWSYHPCFLIFPGCQIMKDPTSRSVPVSDTCTRDQATLSRFVTHCMMVIIAFVHIHASFMSCCCGGRSRSPPSSRIPLFTSFILRYSQMS; via the exons ATGTCGTACTGTGCGATTGAGTTGGGGTTATCATCGGAGGAGAGTCAGCTCGCCAGGAGGTCATTATCAGCGGGAGAAAAGATTCTCTGTGGCCATTGTTGGTCATATCATCCGTGCTTCCTCATATTTCCTGGCTGCCAG atcatgaaggatccgacTTCTAGATCAGTACCAGTATCAGACACCTGCACCCGAGACCAAGCAAC GCTTTCAAGATTTGTAACCCACTGTATGATGGTGATAATAGCTTTTGTGCACATCCACGCAAGCTTTATGAGTTGTTGCTGTGGAGGAAGATCAAGATCACCCCCTTCTAGTCGAATCCCGCTTTTCACTTCCTTTATTTTGAG